One window of the Pieris rapae chromosome 11, ilPieRapa1.1, whole genome shotgun sequence genome contains the following:
- the LOC110991582 gene encoding intraflagellar transport protein 20 homolog A, whose product MADELEKAFLYYDDINKIRVVDNTVLKETEDLKNNCKEYETKVEDFSKLITSILATMSELGENVEKQKMAAIGAINLLKSDTKERENEQAKLQAEITYKTSELEQLDNEYDALQILEATQNETIEYLTQLR is encoded by the exons ATGGCTGATGAACTcgaaaaagcctttttatattACGATGATATCAACAAAATCAGAGTTGTTGACAATACTGTACTGAAAGAAACGgaagatttgaaaaataattgcaaAGAGTATGAAACAA AAGTAGAAGATTTCAGTAAACTTATAACTTCAATTCTTGCAACTATGAGTGAACTAGGAGAAAACGTAGAAAAACAGAAAATGGCTGCAATTGGTGCTATAAACTTGCTTAAATCTGATACCAAAGAAAGGGAAAATGAGCAAGCGAAATTGCAA GCAGAAATTACCTACAAAACCTCAGAATTGGAGCAACTTGACAACGAATATGACGCACTGCAAATTCTAGAAGCAACGCAAAACGAGACAATTGAATATCTCACTCAATTGAGATAA